The nucleotide window CTATCACCATTACTGCCAATGCTTATCTTTATTATTGATTGTCcaatgattttatatttattataccTCTAGTTATATATTTCAGGTTTTATTCTTGCACagatttccctttttattttgtaaatacacCTACATCTGCTGTACCATAATCCACAGGCTGCGTCAGTCTAATGCAAAACTTTGCAtagcttcagttatttatctttacatCTGTAGATCTGCAGATTAAGTGcacttattcttttttttatcattatcatgctcttgtgtttgactgttacATGCTAATCTTTATCTGGTTTATTATATCTCTGGTTGTGTATTTGAAGACTTGTTATTGTTCTcatgctcttgtgtttgactgtttgttcCATACGTTGTTCCACTGTGTACATGTACATCCTCTATACCTGGTACTAcctcatatttacatatacattaGTGTGGGATGAGTTGACGTCCTGCGCTAATTCCCTGCTGACGTGCAGCTCAATGTTTGCCGCCGTGAGAAGTTCTCGAGATGTAATCGatgtgaaatgaaactgaaaaccCTCCGATGGCTTCTGATGCGAGCAGGAAACCATGTTTGTAGCATTTCCCCgtgagggagcagctggagTTAGCGACAGCATGCTAACACGTAGCTAGCTCTCGTGCTACATAACGAGCTCGCTGACCTTTTCTGGAAAGCAGCGACGCGGTTTCTCCTTCTTCCatttcttcagcttcttctccttCGGCCTGGGACGAAAAACCGCCGTTAAAATCCTCCgctgactttttattttgaagttaatCTTATTGTTCTCGCTGAACTAACCGAGCGCGTGCATCCGGGTTTGAAATTGCCGCGTCGTCAACGCCTCCTCGTCTCTGATTGGACGATTCGAAATTTCAAACTTTAAAGAAATAGTGCGCATGCGCTAACCCCCTGTGCTGATTGGTGCAGAGAATGTAAACAAAAGAggggttttctttctctttattaaagaaaactatgaaaataacCCAATTTATCTTTTTGATTGCTGCTAAACTTACATttatgatttaaacattttacaacaaaaGGGTTAAAAagtttatgatttaaaaatatttatcttcTGTGTTGGACAAATTGAAATACCACatatctatctatgtatctatctatctatctatctatcttatctatgtatctatctatctatctatctatctatctatctatctatctatctatctatctatctatctatctatctatctatctatctatctatctatctatccatctatctatctgtttaCACCACTCTAAATAATATTTCTAACATTTCCACACCCACACTTATCAATGGCTGATTTATATGCATTTGGCCAAATTTActgtttaaatgttcttttctattttttgagttaattaaatataaagtaaatgtgCCTGAACCTCTCAAGGCCtattttaatgtctgtttgttgtaTTTACCAATTTGGTTGTAAATTCACTTGCAATCAATTGCTGGATATTTGGGTCATTATGTGCATCAGTGGTCATTTGTAGTATCTGTGTTTACTGGAAGGATAAGAGTTTATTGTTCTAGTGTCTTTATAAATGATGTTTGAGACGTGTCATGGGACAAATCCGGAGAATATTCAACACAAAATGTAATCATCTGAAAGGGTTTATTAAATATTTGCTGCACATAATTAAAACAATTGTTAGTAAGCAGATTCCCAAATAAAATTAATGTTAAATAcacagataaatagataaataaataaaataactgtgtgtcatgaaaacacacagggtACTCATCAGAGAGCACAACAACGCCACCTTGTGGTGAAACTTGACTATGTCAATACACTAAGCATGTCACTCTCTGTACTTGGTACATACAGTAACTAGACACTCAGTAAAAGTCTTTCCAGCAGACAGTGGTAGGGCTTCTGTTGAAATTACATCTTacttgtaattattattattatttgaatcaAAATAGCTGCAGATTGAGGCTCAAAAGTGAAAAGATGCTGATCCACGTTCCGCTCTGGCAGGTTTTAACTCTGACGCTGGATGTTGAAGGTCTGGTAGCTCTGGGTGCTCTCCTGACACATCATGACTGGTCTGTTTTCGTACTCTGATGTGCTGATGTACCAGTCGGGGAAGCGGGCCGACATGAGGGTGCTGATGTTCACCCCACTGTCCCGCTTGTAGAACAGAAATCGCACCATCTCACTTTCCCTGGTGATGGTCTTCAGGCTGGTTTTGTCCTCCACTGGCTGAGGAGCGAGAGGACACATGTCAGAAGGTTCGAGCATCACACTGGACAGTGTTACTGGCTCACGTCAGATGTAAATGGGATCTATAAATGTGTGACGTCACTTTCAGATGTCTTACCTCCAGATGCAGGGTGGGCACTCCATCCTCATGGTGGCACGACAGGTAGAGGTCTGTGTCTTTAATGCACAGAGCCACAGGCCTGGCTTCGATGGTGGGTGAAGGGTGCACGTAGGTCGACATGTTGAGAAGAActgaggagagagcagaggatgtgTGGTCATTACGACGAACATCAgcctcacaacaacaacaacaacgacaacaaacATGTCATCTCTTGATTATAAATCGTCCACCAGGAGCCAGAGGTTTTGTGAGCGTCACCTTTGCGGTTGTCGCTGCCGCCCTGCAGCATCACGGCGTGGAGCTCCATGCTGTTTTGGACCAGAAGGAAGTTCCTCTTCTGGCTGTCGCTGATGTTGCACGGGTACACGCCCGTCCTGCTGAATTGATCTGGTGGAGACGAGCTTCTCTCAAACACAATGTGCTCTGGGGGGGGAAGAGAGGCACGATTAGATTACCTGCCACGTTGttgttatgatttttttttatgcagcacTTGGACAGTTCACGCCTCGTTGctagatctgggccacaagtaagccgTAGAAATACCGCATGTCAACCCAAGGTGGCCCGGGTGTGTTctgtgctatttgggccacagtcacatttaccacatgggccagtttaggttcacatccagatgaCACCTTCACCTAGAGCACCGCCTGTTTGCCAAAAAGGGCccagatttgttttgggatatttgagccacatttgctattttacaagggAGCAAGTATAGGCTTGAATCCATTTTGTATGAGGACCCAGAAGTTCTGCATCAaagcctgaagtggcccacatctgtatCTGCCACTAAAACCATACATACTAATAAGAAATGGCAGAGAtctgagataaaaaaacaacaacatctgtgtgtggCCTTAAATCAGAGTTTTAAGTTTTACTGCTCAGTTTGAAAATCTCTTAGCGAAGCTGCTCCCAAATAGACACGTTCATCCGACCCTGCGAGGCCCCTGAGATCACTGGGgatttcatttgtattgtttttctccatcaaaattacttttttatacagatttatcctttttatttcctttaccCCTTTAATTCTACTGTTTTCAATCTCTTTTGTTTTGCCTGTGAAAATTgttcttttcagatttttaatagTTTTCTTTGTCgtcttgtctctgtgttgttcttTAAAGTCCCTGAACAGAACCTTGAATCTACACGTCTGTGTGTGAAACAGGTTTTATGAATAAAACTGCCGACAGAAAATGATGATCTCATTTATCAATTACTCACTTTACCAACTGGTCcccgtttttttttgttttgtacagtTTCACTCAGCTGTTTAGGAACTTTTAATGCTGATCATTTCAAACATGCTGTGATAAAAGGGGAACCAGGGTCCAGGGAGTTCTTCTTttacaataatattaaataaagagaAGTATTTTCTGTGTGACCTTACCTTCCACGATGCTGTCCATCATGATGTTGAGCAGGCTTTCATCTCTGAAGCTGGTGCTCAGCACCGCCTCCGACACGCCGTCCTTCAGCCGCTCCATGGCGATGATGAGGTTGACCACGCGCCTCATGGTCATTGGATGATGGGAGATCTCCAAGTCCAGTCCCTGTGGCATCTTGGGGCCCCACATCTGGCTCACGTTGCATTGCATCTTGGATTCCATCTTTTTTTAAGATCTACGGGCAGAGAGAAATGTTCCAGTGACACTAAATCAAGAAACCTTCTATacttaaacatatatatatatatacagaatgCATATTTCAGATGTTAAGAACCACTAAGCAAAGAAAGAACCAAGTAATAAACTGCTCCAGACGAAGACTGACAGAAGGAATTATGAGAAGAGGATTGGATTTACCTGTATtggtcagaggagaggaggtgtgCTTTGCTCAGCTTGTCAATGATGATCTGTCTGCCTGTACCAACCTGTAGACTTTTATACAAACTCAGCCACAACAGGACGGGAATTTTCCCTTAATGACAGGAAGTGGGACGCGCCAAACTCACTGTGGTGATGAAATTCTggacacgctgctgctgctgctcctgaagTGATTGcgacacacgcacaaacacactgaaatattttgtgaggatgatgatgatgatgatgattattattattattattattattattattattattattctaattagAAAATAAAGAGTGTTATGGTCTGAAAAGCTGCAGATTATTGTTCCTAATTTAAAGAACATGAGCTATTTTACTTCTGCTGCAAAACGTAGagcaacaatatatatatttatataattatataatttaacatGATGAACTATTTGTTCATTAAACAGTTATCAATCTTAATAATAGTGtttcattcatacattcatcCTCTTCAACtgatatacatgttttttttattttaacataaaaccataaaaatgtatttctaagACACGATTGAtgaaattattgttattattattattgtatttattttgtttgtttgtttagtcaataaaaaaaaaaaggatgaataTACAACATGTTAAATATTGTGCTGGTATCTTTAATTAATCAGCTACTGTACAAACTGCTGGGGAGGAAATAACCTGAGCTCCAAAAGAGGATAAAGACAAACTCTGCTGCACTTTGGAGTAAAGATGTGAATTCTCACACGTCTGTACAAAATTCATACCAgttaaaaagtcaataaaacatttgaatccaAAGTGAAGTTTATTTGGGAAAAAGACGTGACTCATTGAAACTATAAAGAACcaatgatattattattattattattattattattattattattattattattattattagtagtagtagtagtagtagaagtagtagaagtagtactagtagtattttacattttgatttgtcaCATTTGGCCAAGAAGCTGCTTCCTGAGATCATCatgtgaaatgtaatgattttttaaatctgtaattTCCAAACGGCTCCATGTTCGCATGCAGCCGATCTGGGgttttgtggtttcttttgATGTGAGAGAAAATTCCACCACCGTCTCTGACTTGCtccttgtttactgttgcaTGACTGCGGCTGAGTCTGAGATTTCTTCACTTCCCCTGTTGAGCTGTGATGTAACTGAGCCTGTGTCATTCCCTCTTATCTGGATGGATTTAACAAGCCGAGACAGGCAGTGAGTAAAATACTGTTTATTCATGTGTCACATCCCGTCGGATTTATATGTAACCAAACATaagtacatattaaatataataaaagttaatattttCAACGAACAATTCGTTATCTCAGTTTACACACAggaatttattctttttaaatgattagCAGAGATAAAAATTCAGTTTATTCTTTTCAAAGTATTTGACAAAGATATGCATAAACATACGGGAGAAGGAGATACGGACATTCCACGTATAATATACTATTCAGGCAACAACTCACAATTCCATAATCATCAATTACAGTACAAGCCAATACTGGTTTCACATTTTATTCCTGTATTTATTGTGTGAAACTAAATTAACAATGTCGGAAATGTTTACATCCAAATCCcacataaaatatatgaaatccTTATAAGCAATAAAACGTATATGTTATCCATTTTTAATGAAAGCCATGCGGACGATTAAATTGTCTTGTGTAGTTACTCGTACGAATGTGGTCACGTTTAAATGAGCAGTTGTGAACTAACAAATTATTATTCTAGTATTTTAATTATGAGGAATACTCTTTGTTGGTGTTAAATATATCACAATATATAACTGGACGGTGTGTGACATGTGCCTCTTCCTTTGTGTGATTCAAGCTTCTTTCATTACTGATGAAtcgtgttttctctccctcagacTTTCACATCCCTCCAACTGTTAGTTTCTTTTTAACTGGAGGAAGTAAGAAAAAGTTGAAATGACTCAGTGGAGTTACTGAAAAGTTTCGCTGATATTCTGCACTTCAAAGAAGTTGTGTGCTCAATTGTTTACTTTTACTACCTTGGCAAAACTTTCAATTCACCCCAACAAATATTTGCGATGTAAGAAACTTTCACCATCATCATTTGTACTAATGAAAAATTagtacaaaaatgaaaaaattatcattttacacatcttttgttttatcttgGAATTGGAACAGTTTTGCGCTCAGTGATCAAGCCACACTATAAATTATAAGcataaatatttttaacattactgtatttaaaaaggaaacttaATACAAAACcaatttattcttatttatactttattcgAATGCTCCTATTTCTATACTCATTTCTCCACTTGTCCTTTAGGGGAGGATCACATGACGTCTGTGTCAGCTGACAATAAAGTCCTGATTGACACCTGACTGATTCATCCAATAATCAATCATGAGTCCTCAACTGTTACGCTACtgtagatagatggatggatggatggatggatggatggatggatggatggatagatagatagatagatagatggatggatagatggatagatagatagatggatggatagatagatggatggatagatagatagatagatagatagatagatggatagatggatggatagatagaggatggatagatagatagatggatagatagatggatagatggatggatggatggatagatagatagatggtagatagatagatagatggatagatggatagatagaagatggatagatggatggatggatagatagatggatagatagatagatggatggatagatggatagatggatagatagatagatagatagatagatagatagatagatagatagtagatggatggatagatggatagatggatagatggatggatagatagatagatggatggatagatggaagatggatagatggatggatggatagatagatgtagatagatagatagatggatggatagatggatagatggatagatggatagatggatagatagatggatggatagatagatagatagatggatagatggatagatagatagatagatagatagatagatggatagatagatagatagatagatagatggatagatggatagatggatagatggatggatagatagatagatagatagatagatggatagatagatagatagatagatagagatagatagatagatagatggatggatagatagatggatggatagatggatagatggatagatggatggatagatagatagatagatagatggatggatagagaatAGATAGAtatgatagatggatagatggatagatggatagatgagatggatggatagatagatggatggatagatg belongs to Hippoglossus stenolepis isolate QCI-W04-F060 chromosome 9, HSTE1.2, whole genome shotgun sequence and includes:
- the LOC118115136 gene encoding interleukin-1 beta, with product MESKMQCNVSQMWGPKMPQGLDLEISHHPMTMRRVVNLIIAMERLKDGVSEAVLSTSFRDESLLNIMMDSIVEEHIVFERSSSPPDQFSRTGVYPCNISDSQKRNFLLVQNSMELHAVMLQGGSDNRKVLLNMSTYVHPSPTIEARPVALCIKDTDLYLSCHHEDGVPTLHLEPVEDKTSLKTITRESEMVRFLFYKRDSGVNISTLMSARFPDWYISTSEYENRPVMMCQESTQSYQTFNIQRQS